TGTTCCAATCATTCCCACCAAGCATGGGACTGCTCCAACGCTACATTTTCAAATCGGTCGGTGCGGCCTGCCTCGGCGGGGTGGGGCTCTTCGTCTTCGTGCTGATGACGAGCAACGCCGTGCGCGACATCACCTCCAAGGTGCCGCTGGAGCAGCTTTCGCCCGGTCTCGTGGGGCAGCTCTTTGCTTTGCTCGTGCCCTTTGCCGCCAGCCTTTCGCTCCCGTTGGGGATGCTGATCGGCATCCTGCTGGTCATGGGCCGCCTCTCCGCCAACCGGGAGCTTACGGCCATGCGCGCCGCCGGGCTCTCGCTCTGGCACATTTCTGCGCCGCTGATGGTCATTGCGCTGCTCGGCGTCGGCCTCGGCATCTACGTCAACGGCTGGCAGGCCCCGACTACGCGTGCCGTCTACAAAGACCTTTTGCGCAACGTCTTGCGCGAAGACCCCGAACGCGTGATCGTGCCCCGCAAGTTCATCCACGATTTCCAGGACCTCGTCATCTACATCGGCGACAAGGACGGCGCGCGGCTTCAGCAGCTCTGGGTGTGGCAGCTCGACGACCAGCGCCGGGTGGTGCGCCTGCTCCGGGCCGATACGGCCGAAGTCTACTACGAGGCCGAGCGCGACTCGCTGATCCTCGACATCGTGGGCGGCTACGTGGAGCTGCGCGATCAGGACGACC
The Verrucomicrobiota bacterium JB022 DNA segment above includes these coding regions:
- a CDS encoding LptF/LptG family permease gives rise to the protein MGLLQRYIFKSVGAACLGGVGLFVFVLMTSNAVRDITSKVPLEQLSPGLVGQLFALLVPFAASLSLPLGMLIGILLVMGRLSANRELTAMRAAGLSLWHISAPLMVIALLGVGLGIYVNGWQAPTTRAVYKDLLRNVLREDPERVIVPRKFIHDFQDLVIYIGDKDGARLQQLWVWQLDDQRRVVRLLRADTAEVYYEAERDSLILDIVGGYVELRDQDDPDNLRRLQPVVSIASTSFRLPMSQAFDEPEGQVGLSQMSIPQLLERRRELQEVAATADDPTVAEEARIQAGTAIYLANRSVAMAFSILSLALIGIPLGIKAARRETHANIALALALAMAYYLGMLIVDWADKSPHLHPEWLVWLPNFVCQAVGVWLLRRAGRW